One segment of Rickettsiales bacterium Ac37b DNA contains the following:
- a CDS encoding putative nicotinate phosphoribosyltransferase translates to MNIILNTDSYKFSHYIQYPTNTTYVSAYIEARGKTFDQILFFGVQMFLKEYLSKPLTLSDIKEAKDIVQAHGLPFYEEGFHYILEKHNGYLPIKIEALAEGAIVPMGNVLVQVENTDPACYWLTSFIETSLLRAVWYPSLVATVSWHAKQIIKEFLKNTSDNQESLRFKLHDFGARGVSSMESAGLGGVAHLVNFYGTDTVTSLLYAKKYYDEQMAGYSIPVAEHSTITSWGKENETLAYKNMLDKFGGAGRIVAVVSDSYDIWHAIDCIWGENLKEEIKNNGGTLVIRPDSGDPVKVVTQVITKLMDKFEYFTNTKGYKILPNYLRVIQGDGISLQTIKLILENMQLNGLSADNITFGMGGNLLQKVSRDMIEMVMKASAIFQDGRWKDVYKEPKTDYSKRSKKGRLALIRENGRYQTIRLDELGNKENLLMPIFQNGHILKEWNFQEIRVKAGF, encoded by the coding sequence ATGAATATAATTTTAAATACAGATTCTTATAAATTTTCTCATTATATTCAATATCCTACTAATACAACTTATGTTTCTGCTTACATAGAAGCTAGAGGTAAGACCTTTGATCAGATTTTATTTTTTGGAGTGCAAATGTTTTTAAAAGAATATTTGTCTAAACCACTCACTCTAAGTGATATAAAAGAAGCTAAAGATATAGTACAAGCTCATGGGTTACCTTTTTATGAGGAAGGATTTCATTATATACTGGAAAAACATAATGGCTATTTACCGATAAAAATAGAAGCCTTAGCTGAAGGTGCTATTGTGCCTATGGGTAATGTATTGGTACAAGTGGAAAATACAGATCCAGCATGTTACTGGCTTACTAGCTTTATTGAAACTTCTTTATTACGAGCAGTATGGTATCCATCGTTAGTTGCAACTGTTTCTTGGCATGCAAAACAGATAATTAAGGAATTTTTAAAGAATACTAGTGATAATCAGGAAAGCTTAAGATTTAAATTACATGATTTTGGGGCACGTGGAGTAAGTTCCATGGAATCTGCTGGTCTTGGGGGAGTAGCACATTTAGTGAATTTTTATGGAACTGATACAGTTACTTCATTGTTATATGCTAAAAAATATTATGACGAGCAAATGGCAGGCTACTCTATTCCAGTTGCAGAACATTCTACTATTACTTCTTGGGGTAAAGAAAATGAAACGTTAGCATATAAAAATATGTTAGATAAATTTGGAGGAGCAGGTAGAATCGTAGCGGTGGTTAGTGATTCTTATGACATTTGGCATGCTATAGATTGTATATGGGGTGAAAATCTTAAAGAAGAAATAAAAAATAATGGAGGAACGCTAGTAATAAGACCAGATAGTGGAGATCCAGTCAAGGTAGTTACACAAGTGATTACAAAACTTATGGATAAATTTGAATATTTTACAAATACTAAGGGTTATAAAATATTACCTAATTATTTACGTGTTATACAAGGAGATGGTATTTCATTGCAAACTATAAAGTTAATTTTAGAGAATATGCAATTGAATGGATTAAGTGCAGATAATATTACTTTTGGTATGGGAGGAAACCTGCTGCAGAAAGTAAGTCGTGATATGATAGAAATGGTGATGAAAGCTTCTGCCATATTCCAGGATGGTAGATGGAAAGATGTTTATAAAGAGCCCAAAACTGATTATAGTAAGAGATCAAAGAAGGGAAGATTAGCTTTAATTCGTGAAAATGGTAGGTATCAAACTATTCGTTTGGATGAACTTGGTAATAAAGAAAATCTTTTAATGCCAATTTTTCAAAATGGTCATATACTAAAAGAATGGAATTTTCAGGAAATTAGAGTAAAAGCTGGATTTTAA
- a CDS encoding Bifunctional NMN adenylyltransferase/Nudix hydrolase — MHKIYYDFLVFIGRFQPFHNGHREIISRALKLANNVIILCGSAKQPRSIRNPWLAQEREIMIRSSFSDLDNQRILISPLADNLYNDALWINDIKNTVTRLTYKHYNKFDNTPRIGLIGHSKDQTSYYLNLFSEWCSENVENYHNINATSIREQLFSSPSNIDDIKQLVPESVYNYLRSFVRSKDFILLREEYNFIKEYKESWRLAPYAPILVTVDALVVHSNKVLLVKRSSSPGKGLWALPGGFVEQNENLFDACVRELIEETKVSVSLSVLKNSLITGKVFDDPNRSLRVRTMTHVFYIKLQDSMALPIVQGSDDAEEAIWRKLDNISSTDMAEDHYFIIQNLLNENK, encoded by the coding sequence ATGCATAAAATCTATTATGATTTTTTGGTGTTTATTGGTAGATTTCAGCCATTTCACAATGGTCATCGGGAAATAATATCTCGTGCTCTTAAGCTTGCAAATAATGTAATCATTCTATGTGGTTCTGCTAAGCAGCCTCGTTCTATAAGAAACCCATGGCTGGCTCAAGAACGTGAGATAATGATTAGGAGCTCTTTCTCTGATTTAGACAATCAGAGAATTTTAATATCGCCTTTAGCTGATAATCTATATAATGATGCTTTATGGATAAATGATATAAAAAACACTGTAACAAGATTAACATATAAGCATTATAATAAATTTGATAATACACCTAGGATAGGCCTTATTGGCCATTCTAAAGATCAAACTTCTTATTACTTAAATTTATTTTCTGAATGGTGTTCGGAAAATGTTGAAAATTATCATAATATTAATGCTACTTCAATTAGAGAGCAATTATTTTCATCCCCTTCAAATATCGATGATATAAAGCAATTAGTACCAGAAAGTGTCTATAATTATTTACGGTCTTTTGTTAGGTCTAAAGATTTTATTCTATTAAGAGAAGAGTATAATTTTATTAAGGAGTATAAGGAATCTTGGAGATTAGCTCCTTATGCTCCAATTTTGGTAACTGTAGATGCACTAGTTGTACACTCAAATAAAGTATTATTAGTAAAGCGTAGTTCATCTCCTGGTAAGGGATTATGGGCATTACCAGGAGGATTTGTTGAGCAGAATGAGAATTTATTTGATGCTTGTGTTAGAGAATTAATTGAAGAAACAAAAGTATCAGTAAGTTTATCTGTGCTCAAAAATTCGCTTATAACTGGTAAGGTGTTTGATGATCCTAATCGTTCTCTTCGCGTTAGAACAATGACGCATGTTTTTTATATAAAATTACAAGATAGTATGGCTTTACCCATAGTTCAAGGTAGTGATGATGCGGAGGAAGCTATTTGGAGAAAACTAGATAATATATCATCTACGGATATGGCTGAAGATCATTATTTTATAATCCAAAATCTATTAAATGAAAATAAATAA
- a CDS encoding putative Chemoreceptor glutamine deamidase CheD has translation MLINGKSVRDDNLLESLQALPSSFPEYNAYRVINYFVTPEAQELNFQGIELFRKGKYKDAKEIFSQSFEANRVYSQEDNIFISNYNTNIGQVYLAEGDYVNAAECFNKNTNIYLQNGLYEEVENNYHYIAFINQHLGVLPTFIETQKNMLQSSGHEEQLQACLALGAAEKLSGNDIEAIEHYSKAYSLRQGQIDYEAHRVEQHEVGFSAEEKIGTDNIQQCVVIILRDPISKKTALAHFDRYTDPNSISEVIAKFSQDTQLDAYLIGGRDRGGENKIISDTNIQKVTQQLKQYNNINIKSADIGDKGSPSAIVFDPKTGHLSHAVPGKMIQLHRYVWHL, from the coding sequence ATGCTTATTAATGGGAAATCAGTTAGAGATGATAATTTATTAGAAAGTTTGCAAGCGCTACCCTCAAGCTTTCCTGAATATAATGCTTATAGGGTAATAAATTATTTTGTTACGCCTGAAGCGCAAGAGTTAAATTTCCAAGGAATAGAATTATTTCGAAAAGGTAAATATAAAGATGCAAAAGAGATATTTAGTCAATCTTTTGAAGCAAATAGAGTTTATTCACAAGAAGATAATATTTTTATATCAAATTATAATACTAATATTGGACAAGTTTATTTGGCAGAAGGGGACTATGTAAATGCTGCAGAATGTTTCAATAAAAATACTAATATTTATTTACAAAATGGTTTATATGAAGAAGTAGAAAATAATTATCATTATATAGCATTTATTAATCAACACTTAGGTGTGTTGCCTACTTTTATAGAAACACAAAAAAATATGTTACAATCTAGTGGCCATGAAGAGCAGTTACAAGCTTGTTTAGCTTTGGGAGCAGCAGAAAAACTAAGTGGCAACGATATAGAGGCTATAGAACATTATTCTAAGGCTTATAGTTTAAGACAGGGACAGATAGACTATGAAGCACATAGGGTTGAGCAGCATGAAGTTGGGTTTTCGGCTGAAGAAAAAATAGGCACGGATAATATTCAGCAGTGTGTAGTTATAATTTTACGTGATCCTATTTCAAAAAAAACTGCATTGGCACATTTTGATAGATATACAGATCCAAATTCCATTTCAGAGGTAATTGCAAAATTTTCTCAAGATACGCAGCTTGATGCCTATTTAATAGGAGGACGTGATAGAGGAGGTGAAAATAAAATTATTTCCGATACCAATATTCAAAAAGTAACTCAACAATTAAAACAGTATAATAATATTAATATTAAATCTGCTGATATAGGTGATAAAGGTTCTCCTTCTGCTATAGTATTTGATCCTAAGACAGGTCATTTATCACATGCTGTTCCAGGAAAAATGATCCAACTACACCGATACGTATGGCATCTATAG
- the rsmA gene encoding Ribosomal RNA small subunit methyltransferase A, translated as MVILPTTNEIIKLYNLNPNKKLGQNFILDPNFNSRIVKAAGELSNYVVLEIGPGPGGLTRALLEANALKVVAVEYDFRCIEALKPLQEKYGHRLEIFNFDALNITETELVPKNSKIVANLPYNIATELLFKWLEQKTLFSSMTLMFQKEVAMRIQASPGSKLYGRLSVMSQFYCDVEYQFDVPPSLFFPQPKVTSGIINLVPKRQLPEIDAKLLSYICKVVFGQRRKVLSNSLKQLTNKPIELLQECNISASKRPEELSLEEFCTLTRAYQDFRNI; from the coding sequence GTGGTTATTTTACCCACTACAAATGAAATAATTAAATTATATAACTTAAATCCCAATAAAAAGTTAGGGCAGAATTTTATTCTAGATCCAAATTTTAATAGTCGTATTGTTAAAGCGGCTGGCGAATTATCAAATTATGTGGTGTTAGAAATTGGCCCTGGCCCAGGAGGATTGACACGTGCTTTACTAGAAGCGAATGCTCTTAAAGTTGTTGCTGTAGAATATGATTTTAGGTGTATAGAAGCACTAAAACCATTACAAGAAAAATATGGTCATAGATTAGAAATATTTAATTTTGATGCTTTAAACATTACTGAAACAGAATTGGTTCCTAAAAATAGCAAGATTGTAGCAAATTTGCCGTATAATATTGCAACAGAGTTATTATTTAAATGGCTTGAGCAGAAAACTTTATTTTCTAGCATGACTTTAATGTTTCAAAAAGAAGTAGCAATGCGTATACAAGCTTCTCCAGGAAGTAAGTTATATGGAAGACTTTCAGTAATGAGCCAGTTTTACTGTGATGTAGAATACCAGTTTGATGTGCCACCGAGTTTGTTTTTTCCTCAGCCCAAAGTAACTTCTGGTATAATAAATTTAGTTCCTAAAAGACAGTTACCTGAAATTGATGCAAAACTATTGTCTTATATTTGTAAGGTAGTATTTGGACAAAGACGCAAAGTTTTAAGTAATAGTTTAAAGCAATTAACTAATAAACCTATCGAATTGTTACAGGAATGTAATATTAGTGCAAGTAAAAGGCCTGAAGAATTATCGTTGGAAGAATTTTGTACGCTTACTAGAGCATATCAAGATTTTAGAAACATTTAA
- a CDS encoding hypothetical protein (Protein of unknown function (DUF3035)) — MKKIIKYVSITSFIVLSACDGTSLREKFNFSRKGPDEFTVLSYKALSIPPNFELPDPDNINSRNNNIVQDNITISPADGIKDYKINNEILPNTGEAILLQQAGEKVRQEEDIRSLLLQDTVVKEKPKKPSILDLFFKKNKQCSKDIVVNPEADKNARDYKNKSIQVLRKDDLDHSKKTVCDIKNGVATNCEGKVISKEFSIPLSPKSSNTVK; from the coding sequence ATGAAAAAAATAATTAAATATGTATCAATTACAAGTTTTATAGTATTATCAGCATGTGATGGTACTAGTTTAAGGGAAAAGTTTAACTTTTCTCGTAAGGGACCAGATGAATTTACTGTTTTATCTTATAAAGCTTTATCTATTCCTCCGAATTTTGAATTACCTGATCCAGATAATATAAATTCTAGAAATAATAATATTGTTCAAGATAATATTACTATTTCTCCTGCAGATGGAATAAAAGATTATAAAATAAACAACGAAATACTACCTAATACCGGAGAAGCTATTTTATTACAACAAGCTGGTGAAAAAGTGCGTCAAGAAGAAGATATAAGATCATTATTATTACAAGATACCGTAGTTAAGGAAAAGCCTAAAAAACCCAGCATATTAGATTTATTTTTTAAAAAAAACAAACAATGTTCTAAAGATATAGTAGTAAATCCTGAAGCTGATAAAAATGCTAGAGATTATAAAAATAAATCTATACAAGTATTACGCAAAGATGATTTAGATCACAGCAAAAAAACCGTATGTGATATAAAAAATGGCGTGGCAACAAATTGTGAAGGTAAGGTTATTAGTAAAGAATTTTCAATACCTTTATCACCTAAAAGTAGTAATACTGTAAAATAA
- the lspA gene encoding Lipoprotein signal peptidase has translation MNIREASKNLVISILVICATIIADQVSKQYIIDTLVHSNEIKVISSFLNFVLVRNEGITFGLFNNVVNGAIIFSMLAIIITIMLIIWLLKEKKLPIRIALGLVIGGAVGNILDRLRCGAVIDFIDIHVSNYHWYSFNVADAAICLGVSILIFDNLCGIKNEKNN, from the coding sequence ATGAATATTAGGGAAGCAAGTAAAAATTTAGTAATCAGTATTTTAGTTATTTGTGCAACTATTATAGCTGATCAAGTAAGTAAACAATATATTATAGATACATTAGTACATTCTAATGAAATTAAAGTTATTAGTTCTTTTTTAAATTTTGTATTAGTGAGGAATGAAGGAATAACTTTTGGCCTATTTAATAATGTAGTTAATGGTGCAATAATATTTTCTATGCTTGCTATAATAATAACAATTATGTTAATTATATGGCTACTAAAAGAAAAAAAATTACCTATAAGAATAGCGCTAGGTTTAGTAATTGGCGGGGCTGTAGGGAATATACTAGATAGGTTACGTTGTGGTGCAGTGATAGATTTTATTGATATACATGTTAGTAATTATCACTGGTATAGTTTTAACGTTGCTGATGCGGCTATATGTTTGGGAGTTTCTATACTAATATTTGATAATTTATGTGGAATAAAAAATGAAAAAAATAATTAA
- the ribF gene encoding Riboflavin biosynthesis protein ribF has product MRIIRHFSEHEIIENSILTIGNFDGVHIGHQELIREVCSLAKEHNTSSVLITFEPHPASVLSYQKNFRIVSLRNKILALKKLGINILYLQHFTRDFAKISAQEFIENILIKYFNPKHIIIGYDFVFGNNREGNGQLLQQYAESYNIGFTRFYPVKIGDQNVSSSLIRKLLAEGRIKEASCLLGYEYYITGFALNKGNISDKFKLPVAEMYLYNILCPKLGMYKATVEINNNLYEALVNIKMSREDKATGCLEICILNCKYELHNRRIQVKLLEKVDDGR; this is encoded by the coding sequence ATGCGTATAATTCGGCATTTTTCTGAACATGAAATTATAGAAAATTCTATACTAACCATAGGTAATTTTGATGGGGTGCATATAGGTCATCAAGAACTAATTAGAGAAGTATGTAGCCTTGCAAAAGAACATAACACGTCGAGTGTATTGATTACTTTTGAGCCTCATCCTGCTTCTGTCCTATCTTATCAAAAGAATTTTCGTATTGTATCTTTACGTAATAAGATATTGGCTCTAAAAAAGCTTGGTATAAATATATTGTATTTACAACATTTTACTAGAGACTTTGCAAAAATTTCGGCACAAGAGTTTATAGAAAATATATTAATAAAATATTTTAACCCTAAACATATAATTATAGGTTATGATTTTGTATTTGGTAATAATAGAGAGGGTAATGGTCAATTATTACAGCAATATGCTGAAAGCTATAATATAGGATTTACTCGATTCTATCCTGTAAAGATAGGTGATCAAAATGTAAGTTCTTCTTTAATTAGAAAATTGCTTGCAGAAGGTAGAATAAAAGAAGCTTCATGTTTGCTTGGATATGAATATTATATTACAGGGTTTGCTCTTAATAAAGGTAATATAAGTGACAAGTTCAAATTACCTGTTGCTGAGATGTATTTATATAATATATTATGTCCTAAATTGGGAATGTATAAGGCAACTGTAGAAATAAATAATAATTTATATGAAGCGTTAGTAAATATTAAGATGAGCAGAGAAGATAAAGCTACAGGATGTTTAGAAATATGTATATTAAATTGTAAATATGAATTGCATAATAGGCGTATTCAAGTAAAGTTATTAGAAAAAGTGGATGATGGAAGATGA
- the frr gene encoding Ribosome-recycling factor: MDKTKLNEDLKKRMDGALGVLDHELKGLRTGRASINLLDPVIVEAYGDKMHLSQVATITTPEPRLIVAQVWDKALVKSVEKAISTANLGVTVSIDGQTVRVPIPMLSQDRRAELAKLAHKYGEQAKVSIRNVRRDGMELLKKAEKDNEIAKDEHHNLSEVVQKITDEYTKKIDEIIENKEKEIMQF, from the coding sequence GTGGATAAAACAAAGTTAAATGAAGATTTAAAGAAACGTATGGATGGTGCTTTAGGAGTACTTGATCATGAACTAAAAGGGTTAAGAACCGGCCGTGCTTCTATAAATTTACTGGATCCTGTGATTGTTGAAGCCTATGGTGATAAAATGCATTTAAGTCAGGTTGCTACTATTACTACTCCTGAGCCTAGGTTAATTGTAGCACAGGTATGGGATAAAGCTTTAGTAAAATCTGTAGAAAAGGCTATAAGTACAGCTAATTTAGGAGTAACAGTTTCGATAGATGGTCAGACTGTACGTGTTCCTATTCCAATGCTCAGTCAAGATCGAAGAGCGGAATTAGCCAAATTAGCTCATAAGTATGGAGAGCAGGCTAAAGTGTCAATACGGAACGTTAGGCGTGATGGTATGGAACTTTTAAAAAAAGCTGAAAAAGATAATGAAATTGCTAAAGATGAGCATCATAACTTAAGTGAAGTAGTGCAGAAAATTACTGATGAATATACCAAGAAAATAGACGAAATTATTGAAAATAAAGAAAAAGAAATAATGCAGTTTTAG
- the pyrH gene encoding Uridylate kinase, which produces MVLSYKRVLLKISGEALMGGQKFGHDHNVIDEISQDIKTVHDKGIEICLVVGGGNIYRGISAAAGMERASADYIGMLATVMNALTLQNVLEQKGVSTRVLSAIPMTTICESYIRRRAVRHMEKNRVVIFAAGTGNPFFTTDTAAALRAVEMGCDAIFKGTQVDGVYSADPKYNTEVIRYSQLHYKDVLTQDLAVMDASAIALAKDNNIPIIVFSIKNKGAFCEVVDGHGDFTIINGVTCG; this is translated from the coding sequence ATGGTGTTATCTTATAAAAGGGTATTGCTCAAGATTTCAGGTGAGGCATTAATGGGGGGCCAAAAGTTTGGTCATGACCATAATGTTATTGATGAAATAAGCCAAGATATTAAAACAGTACACGATAAAGGTATAGAAATATGTTTAGTAGTTGGGGGTGGTAATATATATCGTGGTATATCAGCAGCAGCAGGAATGGAACGTGCTAGTGCTGATTATATTGGTATGTTAGCTACTGTTATGAATGCTTTAACTTTGCAAAATGTGCTTGAACAAAAGGGTGTGTCAACGCGTGTGTTATCTGCAATACCAATGACGACTATTTGTGAATCTTATATTAGAAGGCGGGCTGTACGTCATATGGAAAAAAACAGAGTTGTTATCTTTGCTGCTGGCACTGGTAACCCGTTTTTTACTACAGATACTGCAGCTGCTTTAAGGGCTGTTGAGATGGGATGTGATGCAATATTTAAAGGTACACAAGTTGATGGTGTATATTCCGCAGATCCTAAATATAATACTGAAGTAATACGTTATAGTCAGTTACATTATAAAGATGTACTAACCCAGGATTTAGCGGTAATGGATGCCTCTGCTATTGCCTTAGCTAAAGATAATAACATACCTATTATAGTATTTTCTATCAAGAACAAGGGTGCATTTTGTGAAGTTGTTGATGGTCATGGTGATTTTACAATAATTAATGGAGTAACTTGTGGATAA
- the tsf gene encoding Elongation factor Ts, producing MSVDVNQIKKLREETGAGIADCKKALAEVSGDFKAAVDWLRTKGLAAAAKKSSRVVAEGLICVITKDHKGCIVELNSETDFVARNEQFHELLGTITNIALDNNINDVDQLKNAKYLGNNQTIQEVIADNILTIGENMNLRRVAIVEVGQGVIGHYIHNTITPTMGSIGVIVTIESTSNNEELISLAEQLAMHIAASKTEVISISEVNPKNVEQEKKIFIEQAKDSGKPANIIEKMIEGRIRKYYEEVVLLEQIFVIDGKTKISDLLKNTAEKIGAPVKIASFVKFVLGEGIEREESNFSEEVANMTKQ from the coding sequence ATGAGTGTTGATGTAAACCAAATAAAGAAATTACGTGAAGAGACTGGAGCAGGAATAGCAGATTGTAAAAAGGCACTTGCAGAGGTGTCAGGTGACTTTAAGGCTGCAGTGGATTGGTTAAGAACAAAAGGCTTGGCTGCGGCAGCTAAAAAATCAAGTAGAGTAGTTGCAGAAGGGTTGATTTGTGTTATTACAAAAGATCACAAAGGGTGTATAGTTGAATTAAATTCAGAAACCGATTTTGTAGCAAGAAATGAACAGTTTCATGAATTATTGGGTACTATTACTAATATCGCGTTAGATAATAATATTAATGATGTTGACCAATTAAAAAATGCCAAATATTTAGGTAATAACCAAACTATACAAGAAGTTATTGCTGATAATATACTGACTATTGGTGAGAATATGAATTTAAGGCGTGTGGCTATTGTAGAAGTAGGCCAAGGGGTGATAGGCCATTATATTCACAATACTATAACTCCTACCATGGGCTCTATTGGTGTAATAGTGACGATCGAATCAACAAGTAACAATGAAGAGTTAATTTCTTTAGCTGAACAACTAGCCATGCATATAGCAGCATCTAAGACTGAAGTGATTTCAATAAGTGAAGTAAATCCAAAAAATGTTGAGCAAGAAAAGAAAATTTTTATAGAACAAGCTAAAGACTCTGGTAAGCCTGCTAATATAATAGAAAAAATGATTGAAGGAAGAATACGTAAATATTATGAAGAAGTGGTGTTGTTAGAACAAATATTTGTTATAGATGGAAAAACAAAAATTAGTGATTTGCTTAAAAATACTGCAGAAAAAATAGGTGCGCCTGTAAAAATAGCATCGTTTGTTAAATTTGTATTAGGTGAAGGTATTGAGCGCGAAGAATCTAATTTCTCAGAAGAAGTTGCTAATATGACTAAGCAGTAA
- the rpsB gene encoding Ribosomal protein S2, which yields MSELPTFTIRELLESAVHYGHKTMRWNPKMVPYIYGVQNETHIIDLQKTAPLLYKALQVVYDVVKNNGRILFVGTKKQASELVAEAARRCGQYYVNHRWLGGMLTNWGTVSQSIKTLIDMENKSKSEAFAKFTKKEQLDFVRKCDKLECSLGGIKTMGGKPDLLFVIDTVKENLAIQEAVKLNIPIIAIIDTNSDPDNITYPVPGNDDATRALRMYCKLVSDAALAGIQASLTASGADLGASEVVAMNKGDGSEGEAPVKQGRTRKKTNFDKAKDNVKTESIEE from the coding sequence ATGTCTGAATTACCAACGTTTACTATTAGAGAATTACTTGAGTCAGCAGTGCATTATGGGCATAAAACTATGCGCTGGAATCCTAAAATGGTGCCATATATATATGGCGTTCAAAATGAGACTCATATTATAGATTTGCAAAAAACAGCTCCTTTATTATATAAAGCTTTGCAGGTAGTGTATGATGTTGTTAAAAATAATGGTAGAATATTATTTGTAGGTACAAAAAAGCAAGCTTCAGAATTAGTTGCTGAAGCGGCACGAAGATGTGGTCAGTATTATGTGAATCATCGTTGGCTAGGAGGAATGTTAACAAATTGGGGCACAGTCTCGCAATCAATAAAAACACTTATTGACATGGAAAATAAGTCTAAATCTGAAGCTTTTGCTAAATTTACTAAAAAAGAACAGTTAGATTTTGTAAGAAAATGTGATAAATTAGAGTGTTCTTTGGGTGGTATAAAAACCATGGGAGGTAAGCCAGATTTATTATTTGTGATAGATACGGTTAAAGAAAATTTAGCTATACAAGAAGCGGTAAAGCTTAACATACCGATTATAGCTATTATTGATACTAATTCTGATCCTGATAATATTACTTATCCTGTACCTGGTAATGATGATGCTACTAGGGCATTAAGAATGTATTGCAAATTAGTATCAGATGCGGCTTTAGCAGGTATACAAGCTTCCTTAACTGCTAGTGGTGCGGATTTGGGTGCATCAGAAGTGGTAGCTATGAATAAAGGTGATGGTAGTGAAGGGGAAGCACCGGTAAAGCAGGGTAGAACGAGGAAAAAGACTAACTTCGATAAAGCTAAAGATAATGTAAAAACAGAATCTATAGAAGAATAA
- the ddlB gene encoding D-alanine--D-alanine ligase B, producing the protein MIKSVIYSTFIPQTTPSTHVVVLMGGISTERDISLSSATGIIESLKKLHYKVTPVDMGRDIAQVLLELKPDVVFNALHGGYGENGCIAGLLEILNIPYTHSGILASSIGMNKLQSINIFAQHGIKAAPHIIINKHSNLTIEPMKRPYVIKPISEGSSIGIHIVLEQDNFNIRDYDFPYGDEVLVEQYIPGQEIQVAIINNKAIGALEIIPKGKFYDYQAKYTDGLTEHIIPASLSSVATQKVLSLAEKAHNALGCRGISRVEFRYNSKEGDDGFYILEINTHPGMTPLSIVPEIASYHGITYSDIVKFLVEDALDYAQTKQ; encoded by the coding sequence ATGATAAAGAGCGTAATTTATTCCACTTTTATACCACAAACTACCCCATCTACACATGTTGTAGTATTAATGGGAGGAATATCCACAGAGCGAGATATTTCTTTAAGTTCTGCTACAGGTATTATTGAAAGTTTAAAAAAACTTCATTATAAAGTTACTCCTGTAGATATGGGGCGAGATATTGCACAAGTGCTTTTAGAATTAAAACCTGATGTAGTGTTTAATGCCCTTCACGGAGGATATGGGGAAAATGGCTGTATAGCAGGATTATTAGAAATTTTGAATATACCTTATACTCATTCAGGAATTCTAGCCTCAAGCATAGGCATGAATAAACTCCAATCTATTAATATTTTTGCACAACACGGTATTAAAGCAGCACCACATATAATTATTAATAAACACAGCAATTTAACTATAGAACCTATGAAACGTCCATATGTAATAAAGCCCATTAGTGAAGGTTCTAGTATAGGTATACATATAGTTTTAGAGCAAGATAACTTTAATATTAGGGATTATGATTTTCCCTATGGAGATGAAGTATTAGTTGAACAATATATACCAGGACAAGAAATACAGGTAGCTATAATTAACAATAAAGCCATAGGAGCACTAGAAATTATACCCAAAGGAAAATTCTATGACTATCAAGCAAAATATACTGATGGACTCACAGAACATATTATCCCAGCTTCTTTAAGCAGTGTTGCTACTCAAAAAGTATTATCACTCGCAGAAAAAGCTCATAATGCTTTAGGTTGTCGTGGTATAAGTAGAGTAGAATTTCGCTATAATAGCAAAGAAGGAGATGATGGATTTTATATTTTAGAAATTAATACTCACCCTGGAATGACTCCTTTATCCATAGTACCAGAAATAGCTTCTTATCATGGTATAACCTACTCTGATATAGTCAAATTCTTGGTAGAGGATGCACTAGATTATGCACAAACTAAGCAATAA